CCCAACTACAAGCATCTGGTCTCCTAAGTTGATATGGAGTGGAATCTTAGAAAGAATCGAGCTTTCAATGAAAGGTTTATATCGTTCTCCGACCACTTTGTAAGCCCAATGGCTCAGATTAAAGGTTCTTCCGATGCTCATCTGCTTTTTTACTGTAAATCCGGTCTGCTCCAGCAGTAATTTCAGGGTCTTTCTGGAGAAATAAAATAAATGCTCAGGAATAATACACCACCATCTGCTTTTGAAAATTCTGGCCATGAGGCTTCCAATATCCGGAGTCAGGATGACGATTTGACCTTCCGGTTTGAGAAGTCGGTGGATTATTTCTAAATTACGTCTTGGGTTAGAGAAATGTTCAATCACATCCAGCAGGGTGATCACGTCAAAATAATTTTCCCGAACGGGATAATCTTCCAGACTTCCACAAAAGATATTTTTGAAACCCAACCGGGCTTCGATATACTCCACCGCCCATTTAGAAGGTTCAATTCCGTAGATATCATAACCCATTTCCTTTGCGGCACAAAGGAGAATCCCCGTGGAGCATCCCACATCCAAAAGTTTTTTACTGGCTCCATCCTGAGATAAGAGGTCTAAGATCCGTTTTGCATTGCCTACCCGGTTCTTAAATTCCCGCAGGTACTGGTCATCTTGACCCAACACATACCAATCTAAAATCTCTGACCTGTCCAGGTTGACTTCCT
The sequence above is a segment of the Candidatus Limnocylindrales bacterium genome. Coding sequences within it:
- a CDS encoding class I SAM-dependent methyltransferase, whose amino-acid sequence is MIFQEVNLDRSEILDWYVLGQDDQYLREFKNRVGNAKRILDLLSQDGASKKLLDVGCSTGILLCAAKEMGYDIYGIEPSKWAVEYIEARLGFKNIFCGSLEDYPVRENYFDVITLLDVIEHFSNPRRNLEIIHRLLKPEGQIVILTPDIGSLMARIFKSRWWCIIPEHLFYFSRKTLKLLLEQTGFTVKKQMSIGRTFNLSHWAYKVVGERYKPFIESSILSKIPLHINLGDQMLVVGSKGGIYA